Part of the Labilithrix sp. genome, CCCGCCGAAGGTGCCGCCGAAGACGAGCGCGGCGATGAAGGGCCGGCGGCGGCGCGTCGTGCCGCATCCGAGGTCGCTCGTCGGGATCGGGCTCATCGGCGCGGCGCTCGCGGGGGCCGGGCTCCTCGTGTTCAAGCGCTGGTTTGCCTGAGCGTCGTCTCGACGCTAGTCCGCAGAGGTGCGCCGCGCCGCTGCCGTAACGCTGTTCCTCGCGGTGGCGGCGGCGTGCTCGTCGGAGGACGCGCCGCGCTCGTCGAACGTGCGCGAGTGCGGGCTCGTCGTCTGGCACAAGCCGGTGAGCCCGAGCGCGCACGTCGAGGTCGTGGGCGACTGGGACGGATGGAAGCGGCCGGGGCGCGCGCCTTCGGTTCGGCCCGACGGCTGGCGCGTCACCGCGATCGACACCTCGCCGGGGGAGCACGCGTACGCGATCATCGAGGACGGCGTCTGGCTCACGAACCGATCCGAGCCGATGACGGGCACGCACGACGGCCGCGAGGTGACGGTCGCGACCGCGGCCGCGTGCGAGACGCCCGCGCTCCGCGTCGACTCGGTGGAGACGAACGCGGCCGGCGACGCCAACGTGCGCCTCACGTTCCTGTCGGCGAAGAACGGCGCGCGCGTCGAGGCGGCTTCGGTCGTCGCGAAGGCGCGCGATGGGAGCGAGCTCCGCGCGGACGCGGTCGACCCCGCGACGGGGAAGATCGGCTTCGCGCTGCGCGGCCTGGCGCGTGGAAAATACACGTATACGATCGAGGCCCGATCGGCGGACGGTCGCGTCGCCGAGGACGCGCGCGCGACGGTGTGGATCGACGGCACGAACGAGCCGTGGGACCCGCGCGACGCGATCGTCTACCAGGTCGTCCTCGATCGCTTCCGCGACGGCAGCGGCGCGCTGAAGACGCCGGCGACGCCGTCGGCGCGCGCGGGCGGCAACCTCGCCGGCGTGCGCGCGGCGCTCGACGCGGGGGAGCTCGAGGCGATGGGCGTCTCGGCGCTCTGGCTCTCTCCGCTCTACACGAACCCGGAGGGCGAGTTCCTCGGCAAGGACGGGCGCTCCTATTCGAGCTACCACGGGTACTGGCCGATCGATCCGCGCGGGATCGACCCGCGCGTCGCGACGGAGGCCGAGCTCGACGACTTCATGGCCGCGGCGCACGCGCGCGGCGTCCGCGTGCTGTTCGACGTCGTGCCGAACCACGTCCACGAGCAGCATCCGTGGACGCGCGAGCACCCGGAGTGGTTCGCGAACGGCTGCATCTGCGGAGAGGGCGCCTGCGACTGGGGCGCGAACATCAAGACGTGCTCGTTCGCGCCGTACCTCCCCGACATGGACTGGAACAACGGCGCCGCGGCGAAGGCCGGCAGCGACGCGGTGCTCTGGTGGTTCGATCGCTGGAACGCCGACGGGATCCGGATCGACGCGGTCCCGATGACGCCGCGCTCCGCCACGCGCCGCGTCGCGACCGCCGCGCGGCGGCGCTACGAGCATCCTGGGAACCACCTCTACGTGATCGGCGAGAACTTCGTCGGGCCCGGCAACTACCAGAGCCTCCGCTACGACCTCGGTCCTTACGGCCTCGACGGGAGCTTCCACTTCCCGCTCATGTGGACGCTCCGCAACGCGATCGCGTACGAGAGCGCGCCGCTCTCCGCGATCGAGGCGAGCTTCCTCGAAGGCGAGGCGACGTGGGAGGGCGCCGACGCCGTGATGGGCCTCTTCATCGGCAACCACGACGTCTCGCGCTTCGCGACCGAGAGCGCCGGCAACGCGGACGGCGACACGTGGATCTCGCCGCCGCAGCCGGTCGATCCGCTCGTCTACGCGAAGCAGCGGCTCGCGCTCGCGGCGGTGCTCACGATGCCGGGCGCGCCCGTCCTCTACTACGGCGACGAGGTCGGGCTCGCGGGCCGGAGCGATCCGGACTGCCGCCGCGTGATGCCGGCCGAGGGCGAGCTCCTCCCCGAGCAGATCGAGACGCGCGCGCTGACGCGGAAGCTCGGCGTGACGCGGTCGTGCTCGCGCGCGCTCCGGCGCGGCAAGCTCACGACCCTGCTCTCCGACGCCGAGCGCTTCGTGTTCGCGCGGACGACCGAGGACGAGACGGCGATCGTCGTCCTGACGCGCCGGCCGACGACGCCGGTGGAGGTGGCGCTCCCGGCGGGGTCCCCTACGGACCTCGTGGAGGCGCTCAGCGGAAAGCCGCTGGACGCGACCGTCCTGACCGTCCCGCCGGACCCGTTTGCGGTAAAACTCTACATTTCGGCCGCGACCCAGTGTGTCGTGACTCAGCCGTGAGTTGACAAACCTGGCCCTTCCGCCATGCTGCGCCAGGCTTCGAGGTCCCCCATGCCTTCGTCTCGTCTCGCCGCTGCTTTCGTTCTCGCCGGCGTCCTCGCGGCCGCGTGCGGGAGCTCCGATGCCACGAACCGCGACTACGGCGAACCGCCGGATCCGTCGAAGTTCAACCCGGGGAGCGGGAGCGGCGACGATCCGTACGGCTACGGCGGCCAGCAGACCGGCGCGAGCATCGTCGTGTGCCCCGAGGAGCTGAAGCGCTGCCCGCACACGATCACGTATCCGTTCAATGGTGAGACGAGCGTGGAGCTCCGCGGCGACTTCGGCGGCCCCGAGACCTGGGAGGTCGGCAAGCCGATGACGCGGACGGGCAACCTCTGGAGCGTCGACATCCAGGTCCCGCTCGCGACGCCGATTCAGTACAAGTTCATCGTCGACGGGGTCTGGAAGACCGATCCGAACCAGCCGATCGTGACCGACGCGCAGAGCAACTCGAACAACACGTTCGAGGGGAAGACCTGCGAGGAGCCCGCCTGCGAAGAAGAAGGGGAGCTCCCGCCCGGCGTCTACGACTGGCGCGACGCGGTCATCTACTTCGTGTTCGTCGACCGCTTCTTGAACGGCGACAGCGCGAACAGCTGCACCATCCCCGGCGTCGATCCGATCGCGAACTACCTCGGCGGCGACTGGAAGGGCGTCACCGAGCGCATCAAGGACGGGTACTTCAAGAGCATCGGCGCCAACACGCTGTGGGTCACGGTGCCGTTCGACAACCCGAACAAATCGGGCAAGGGCGTCGGCGGCGACACGCGGAACTACTCCGGCTACCACGGCTACTGGCCGCTCCTCGGCGCGAGCGCGACGCAGCTCTCGACCGAGGGGTGCTTCGGCACGTTCCAGGACCTCAAGACGCTCGTCTCGACCGCGCACCAGAACGGGATCAAGGTCCTCTTCGACTACGCGATGGTGCACGTCCACTCGGACTCGCCGGTGTACCAGCAGCACAACGACTGGTTCTGGCCGAACAGCAACGGCTCCGGCGGCGACTGCGTCTGCGGGCAGGGCTGCTCGTGGGACGCGCAGGCGGAGCGGTGCTGGTTCACCGACTACCTCCCGCACTGGAACTACACGAACGCGGCGGCGCGCGATTGGGCGGTCGAGAACGCGGTCGAGTGGGTGAAGCAGACCGGCGTCGACGGCTTCCGCGCCGACGCGATCAAGCACGTCGACATCTCGTGGCTCACGTCGCTGCGCGCGAAGCTGAAGACCGACGTCATCGCGCAGCAGGATCCGCAGCAGCGCTTCTACATGGTCGGCGAGACCTACGACTTCGGGAACCGCGAGCTGCTCAAGAAGTACATCGATCCCACGACGAAGCTCGACGGTCAGTTCGACTTCCCGCTCCGGAAGCTCATCGTCGAGGCGACGCTCATGCGCACGACGCCGATGAGCGAGCTCTCGCGGTTCATGGACACGAACGACCTCTATTACGGGTCGCGCGCGATCATGAGCACGTTCATCGGAAACCACGACCTGCCGCGCATCATCCACCTCGCCGCGAACAACCGGCCGTGGGGCAACGACCAGGGCGCCGACGGCAAGAACCTCGCGTGGTCGAACCAGCCCGGCCCGGTGAGCGAGCTCGCGGCGTACGAGCGCGTCGCGAACGGCTTCGCGGTGATCTTCACGAACCGCGGCGCCCCGCTCATCTACTACGGCGACGAGATCGGCCTCCCCGGCGCGGGCGATCCCGACAACCGCCGCGTGATGCAGTGGTCGGGCTACACGCAGGCGCAGACGTACCTGCGCGATCGCCTGAAGCGCCTCGGCGAGATCCGCGCGCGCCACCCGGCCCTCCGCCGCGGCCGCCGCTCGACCATCAACGCCGACTCCGACGCGTGGGTCTTCAAGCAGGAGCTGCCGGGCCAGGACGTCGTGTACGTCGCGATCAACCGCAGCGACTCCTCGAAGGTCGTGAACGGCCTCCCCAACGGCGCGCTGAACGAGGAGATCGAGTCCTCGAACGCCAACGGCCCCACCGTCACGGTCCCGCCGCGCCAGGTCCGCATCTTCAGCCCGAAGTAGGGCCCGGGCTACGGCGGCGCGAAGCGGGCTGGCCGTGACATTTTCATGTACGCTCGGTCGGGATGATGATGCGTGCTGTTCTTTGTTTTGCTGCGGCTGCGGTCGTCGCGTGTGGAGGCAAGGAGTCGAAGACGCCGGACGACGTGTCGACGGATCCGCCCGAGGCCTCGCCGGTCGCGCCGCCCGCGCCCGCGTCTTCGCCTTCGCCCGAGGCGACGCCCGCCGTGCCGAAGAAGCGGAAGGCGTACGAGATCGTGAACCTCTGCCCGAACGTGGTGACGCTCCTCTTCGACAAGGGCGGCAGCGAGGACCCGAAGGCGGCGACGGTGGGGAGCCGCACCTTGGCGGGGAACGGCCGCATCGACGACCCGCCACGCGACAACGACGGCAACCAGGTCATCTGGCTGATGGTGCGGGACGCTCCGCTCGTCCGCGTCCGCGTCTCCCGCGGCACGACGCGCGTCGAGGTCGGCACGAGCTGCGATACGCTCGAAATGCATTGAGAATCCGCCGAACTGGGACGGAACGGCGATTCAGGAACGAATCTTTCCGGCGCCGTCAAGAAAAAATTGCGTGCGTCCCGCTTGCGTCCTTAGCGCGTTGCGCTATCCCCACCATCCGCCCTGCAGCGGTGACAGAAGGGCGCAGGGAGGACACGTAAGTGTCCGTAATGACGCGTGTTGAGGAGGAGCATTGGGTCCTACTGTAAACTCGACGGCTGGCGAGAAACGGGTACACTCTCGATCTCTCGTGCCTTCTTCTTCGCGCAAAGCTTCTTCCGAGCTGACGATCGAAGCCATCTACGCATCTCGGACCACGCGCACCTTCGGTGGCTGTCCGGATGCGGAGCACATCCCCAACGAGGGAGAGCGCGCGCGCCTCATCGGCGACATCACGCGCCTGATCCGCGAGCCGCAGATGCCGGAGACCACGCGGACCGCGGGCCTCACCCTGATCGGCTGGCTCGCGCGCCGCATGCCCGGTGAGGCAGCGCACGCCATCGGCGTCGACGAAGCGCGCCAGTCCGAGCGCCGCGTCCGCGCCGCCCAGCAGCGGAAGCGCTGAGTATTCAACGCAGGGGCTGCGCCCCTGCACCCCGCTCGCGCGACATGCATAAAACGCGAAGACGCGTTTTTTGCCGCGCGCTCGCTTCAAACGCAGGGGCTTCGGCGTTCGTTCGAGCCGTACCTCTCGGCGCGCTGATCGCCGTCCTCGTCGCCGCCGTCGCGACGCGGACCAAGAAGCCGCCCGCGCCCCTCACGCCCGCGCGCATGACGATGGATCCCGTCGTCGTCGAAGCGGGCTCCGCGCTCCTCCGCGGTGAGCTCGCCGACGCGGCCGTCGCCGACGGCGCCGCGCGCATGCAGCACGGCGACGCGCGCCGCACGCATCGCGCGCGCGGGCGCGGGCCGAAGACCGTCCGCGTCGGGTGGACGGCGAAGGTCGACGCGCCGGTCGCGGCGCAGGTCACCGTCTCCGAGGACGAGGCCACGCTCTACGTCGCGACGCTCGGCGGCGACCTGATCGCGCTCGCGCGGGCCGACGGCGCGCGGCGCTGGACGGTGAAGCTCGGCGATCGCGCGTACGGCGCGCCGTTCGTGCACGACGACGGCACCGTCTGGGTGGGCAGCGACGCGAAGAAGATGTTCGCGATCTCGGCGAAGGGCGAGGTGCTCCATCGCGTCGACGTCGACGGCGAGGCCGACACCGCCGCGCTCGCGACGCCGGACGGGAACGTCGTGTTCGCGGCGGGCAACCAGGTGCTCGCGGTGCGCCGCGGCGGCGACGTCGCGTGGCGCTTCGCGGCGAAGAGCAAGGTGTTCACCGCGCCGGCGCTGAGCGGGACGCGCATCGTCTTCGGCTCGCAGGACGACGCGGTCTACGCGGTCGACGCGGCGAGCGGCGTCCTCGCCTGGCGCGCGCCGCTCGGCGCCGACGTCGACGGCGCGCCGGTGGTCGGCGACGACGGATCGGTCTGGGTCGGGACCGATCGCAACGAGGTCGTGATGCTCGCGCCCGACGGCGGGACGGTCTGGGCGGCGGACGCGGGCGGGTACGTCCGCGGCGGGCTCGCGCTCGCGCGGAACGGCGACGTCCTCGCCGGGACCTACGGGCCGGCGCCGCGCGTCCTCCGGATCGGGCCCGACGGGGGCATCCGCGGGTGGTTCCCGGTGCAGGGGACCGGCGCGCGGGAGTTCGGGATCCACGGCGCTCCGCTCGAGGACGACGACGGCGCGCTCTACTTCGGGGCCCAGGACGACGCGGCCTACGCGATCGATCCGGACGGCTCCGTCCGCTGGCGGTTCCCGACCGGGGCGGACGTCGACGCGCCGCTCACCCTGCTCACGGATGGGTCGCTCGTCGTGCCCTCGGAGGACGGTTCCGTGACTTTGCTTTTGCCGTGATCTACCGTGGCGAGGCCGAATGGGCGCGCTCCCGCGCTCTCTCACCCTCGATGGCCGAGATTCCGCAACCGAAACCGACCGACGCCGAGGACGTGGCCTGGGGCCTCCAGACCGCGGACACGCTCTGGCGGCGAGGGGAGAGGATCGACGCCCTCGTCTGGCTGCGCCGCGCCGCGCAGGCCGCCGGCGACGCGAACGACGACGACCGCGCGCTCGAGCTCGCTCGCTACGCCGCCGAGCTGACCGAGTTCATGAACAACGAGGAGGCGCCCGAGCTCCACGAGGACGACCTCCTCGAGGAGGACGAGCTCCCGACCGACATCGAGGTCGACGAGGACGAGCCGCTGCGGCCTCCGCCGCGCGAAGCGTCCGCGCCGGCGATCGAGGCCGGCACCGCCGAGGTCGACGCCGGCGAGCTCGGAGGCCAGGAGCCGTACGAGGAGCAGGACCAGGACGCAGCGCGCGAGCGCATGCCGTCGGTCGTCGACGCCGCGACCGCGCACGCGGGCATGTTCGATCCGTGGGCCGAGATGTCCGCGCAGCTCCCGGTCCCGGGGCCTGCGCCCGCGTCCGTCCCGCCGCCGCCGCAGGACGAAGAGGTCGTCACGAGCGTGCGGCCGAACGCGCTCATGAAGCCGCGCTCCGACGCGCCCGCGCCGCGCGTGCCGATCTCGTCGCCGCCGCCGCCGCTCGCGCCGCCGCAGCGCGCCTCGCGCCCGAGCTTCAGCGGGCTCGCCGCCGCTCCGGTCGCGCCGCCGCCGCCGCCGGTCCGTCCGCCAGCCCCGAAGCCGCCGCCGCCGCTCCCGCCGCGCGCGGCAAAGCCACCGTCCCGAAGCCCACGCTCCCGAAGCCCTCCGCCGAAGGTGCCCGTCGCGCGCGCGGTCGAGCCGCCGCCCGAGCCCGAGCCCGAGGTCGCGCCGCCGCCTCCCGAGCCGCCGCCGCCCCCGGAGCCCGAGCCGCCGCCGCCCGAGGTCGCGATGCCGTCGATTCCGCCGGCGACGGGGCTCGACCTCGAGTCGGTCGAGGCGTTCTCGGATCTGCCGGACGACGCGCGCGCCGCGTTCGCCGCCGCCGCGACGCTGCACGACCTGAACGAGGGCGAGGAGATCGCGACGTTCGCGCTCGCCTACATCGTGAAGGGATCGTTCGAGGTCGCGGCGACGATGGTCGACGCCCCCGCGGGCCGGCTCGAGGAAGGCGCGGTGCTCCGCGCGCGCGGCACGACCGACGAGGGCGTCCCGATGCGCCTCATCGCGACGAAGGGCTCCGGCACCGTCGCGACGTGGTCCGACGCAGCGGTGGAGGACGCGTTCCGGACGATCCCGTGGGTCGAGGACGACCTGCGCGCCGCGGCGGACAAGGTGCAGACGCTGGTCGGCATCACGATCGGTCCGCTCGGCGAGCGCCTCGACATGTCGATCCGCGAGCAGGTCATCTCGAAGCTGAAGATGCGTCCGCTCCTCCCCGCCGAGATCGTCGTCAACGCCGGCGAGACGGTCCCGGGGCTGCTCCTCATCGGGATCGGCGAGCTCGAGCTGATGAAGGGCGACGAGGTCGCGGGCGTGGTCGGCTCCGGCGAGTTCCTGTTCCCGAGCGAGGTGCTCGGCATGGGCAACGCGCCGTTCACCGCGCGCGCAGGGAAGGGCGGCGCGCTCGTGATGTTCGGCGATCGCGGCGTCGCGCAGGAGCTCCTCGTGACGTGCCCGCCGCTACTCGAAGTCTTCGCCGGGATGTGACGTCAGGCGCGCCGTCTTCTTCTCGTTCTGGGCCCCGCCTTCGAGGTCCCAGCGCAGCTCCTCGTTGCCCTCCGCGCCCGCGAAGCGGAGGCCGAACCACTTCGCCTGGTCGTTGATCGTCGACCGGCCGTCCGGCGTCGTGGTGGGGAACTTGATCCGGAAGATGTGACGCCACACCGTGGAATACGGGAAATAGCGGATTTCCAGCGGGCCGGGGCGGAGCACGAGCTCGATCGAGGTCGGCGCGGTCTCGTTCCCTTCGTCGTCGATCAACCGGACGATCCACGCGCTCTGCGGCTTCGTGAGATCGGCCCAGCGCACCTTCGTGCCGTAGAGCGCGACGTAGAAGCGATGCGAGTCGCGCGTCTCGGCGAGCGTCTTCTCGAGCAGCGTGCGGCGCTGCTCGACGGTGAGGCGGTAGTCGTTCGAGTACTTCACGACGTACGCCCACCGGAAGTCCCACGACTCGAACGTCGCGGTGACGGTGAGCAGGTCGTCGAGCTCGCTCACCGCGAAGAGGCTCTTCGTGCGCGTCCAGCGATCGAGCACCTGCGCGTAGTCGCTGTCGGTGTACTCGCGGGTGCCCTTCCCGAGCGACACCTTGGGGTCAGAGCACGCGAGGCTCGCCGTCCCCAAGACGATGCAGAAGGCCACGAGAGATCGCGCGAGCACGACACCACCATCGCCGAATCGTCCGCGCGAGGGAAGGTGGGAAAAGCTCTGGTGCACCGACGCGGGAGCACGTTCACGCCGTCCTGTAATGCAGAGCGCCGCAACGACGTTGGCAGCGTGTGGGCGCCGCGCATCGGAAACTTTCCACGACGATGCACGTCCAACCGGAGTTGCTCGCGCGTGGCACATGCTTCGCAGAGCTGTCCCCATCCTCTGCCGTACAGGTGCGCTTTGATCGACAAGCTCGACTTTCTGGTTCGCTTCTGGGAGCTCTCGGCACGCAACGCGTCGCTCGGCGAACCACTCGAGAGCCGTGAGCAAATCGAGCTGTTGTCGCTCATGCAGCTCGTGACGGGCGACCTCGATGTCCCAGCGATCGGGCCGTACGAGCGACCGCGGAGCGCGCTGCCGGCGCAGATGATCGGCGATGGGGCGATCCTGCCGGTGGAGGTGCGTAGCGTCGGTGCCGGTGCGGTGGTCGTGAGCTGCGCATCGACGGTGCCGAGCGGAGCGAACGTGATCCTGCGCGCGGCCGACGCGATCACCGGCGTCGAGTACGCGCTGCCGTGCAAGGTGCTCTGGGTCTACCGCGGCGCGCCGACGATCCTCGCGCTCTCCGTCGACGGCATCCCGACGCGTCGCGTCTTCGCCGGCGTACCCGAGCCTCGCATCGCGATGCCGCTCACGCTCGGCAAGCACGCGCGGCTCGTCGGCTAAGGGCCGGCGCCCCACATTTCTGTGTACCCCACACAGGTCGCATCGGCGTATAACCGCACGCGATGCCCCTGAAAATCAGCGTTCGTTCCGTCCTTCCGTCGCGCGAGACCGGTGACCTCATGG contains:
- a CDS encoding PQQ-binding-like beta-propeller repeat protein: MTMDPVVVEAGSALLRGELADAAVADGAARMQHGDARRTHRARGRGPKTVRVGWTAKVDAPVAAQVTVSEDEATLYVATLGGDLIALARADGARRWTVKLGDRAYGAPFVHDDGTVWVGSDAKKMFAISAKGEVLHRVDVDGEADTAALATPDGNVVFAAGNQVLAVRRGGDVAWRFAAKSKVFTAPALSGTRIVFGSQDDAVYAVDAASGVLAWRAPLGADVDGAPVVGDDGSVWVGTDRNEVVMLAPDGGTVWAADAGGYVRGGLALARNGDVLAGTYGPAPRVLRIGPDGGIRGWFPVQGTGAREFGIHGAPLEDDDGALYFGAQDDAAYAIDPDGSVRWRFPTGADVDAPLTLLTDGSLVVPSEDGSVTLLLP
- a CDS encoding Crp/Fnr family transcriptional regulator, which produces MAEIPQPKPTDAEDVAWGLQTADTLWRRGERIDALVWLRRAAQAAGDANDDDRALELARYAAELTEFMNNEEAPELHEDDLLEEDELPTDIEVDEDEPLRPPPREASAPAIEAGTAEVDAGELGGQEPYEEQDQDAARERMPSVVDAATAHAGMFDPWAEMSAQLPVPGPAPASVPPPPQDEEVVTSVRPNALMKPRSDAPAPRVPISSPPPPLAPPQRASRPSFSGLAAAPVAPPPPPVRPPAPKPPPPLPPRAAKPPSRSPRSRSPPPKVPVARAVEPPPEPEPEVAPPPPEPPPPPEPEPPPPEVAMPSIPPATGLDLESVEAFSDLPDDARAAFAAAATLHDLNEGEEIATFALAYIVKGSFEVAATMVDAPAGRLEEGAVLRARGTTDEGVPMRLIATKGSGTVATWSDAAVEDAFRTIPWVEDDLRAAADKVQTLVGITIGPLGERLDMSIREQVISKLKMRPLLPAEIVVNAGETVPGLLLIGIGELELMKGDEVAGVVGSGEFLFPSEVLGMGNAPFTARAGKGGALVMFGDRGVAQELLVTCPPLLEVFAGM